The stretch of DNA AAATGGCTGGTAATTTGGCCGCCGAATATTCCGGTGTTTATCTGGTGGCTGGTTTTCTGGTCAATTTTTTTGACGCTGGCGGTTTATGATTTTCATCATAAAATTTTGCCTGATATTTTAGTTTATCCTTTAGGAATTATCGCGGTTTTGGGCGGAGCGGTTTTTTTTAAAAAAGATTTTTGGCCGGCTTTGGCGATCGGCGTTTTATTTTTCTTGTTTTTTGCCGGCCTTTGGCTGGTTTCCAGAGGAAAATGGATGGGGCTGGGGGATGCTAAATTATTTTTCAGCGTCGGCGTTTTTTTAGGCTGGCCTTTGGCGCTGGTGGCGATGTTTTTTTCTTTTTGGCTTGGCGCTATAATAAGCGGTATCATAGTTATTTTAAAAAGGTCGTTAAATTTAAAAAGCGAGATCCCTTTCGGCCCTTTTATTTTTTTGGGAGCAATAATTGCTTTTTTCTGGGGGGATCTTGTATTTTCTTGGTATTTAAAAATAATTTTTAACGTATGAACCCCGTTAGAAATCTTCATAAATAAGGTTTCAAGCGGGGAAATGATTATGCAAAACAAAAAACAAATTTCTAACGGAGTGAATATAAACATAAAAAAAGCTTTTCTCCAGATTTTTATCGGCGCGATAATTATCGGCGGATTGTTTTTTGTCGGCTTATCGCCGCGAGGCCAGAAATTTTCTTCAAATCCGGATAGCGTTAAGAACGGAGA from Candidatus Niyogibacteria bacterium encodes:
- a CDS encoding prepilin peptidase, which gives rise to MAGILIFILGLIMGSFLNVVIFRLNTGESVAKGRSRCFACGAELKWFELIPIFSFLVQAGRCRACQSRISRQYPAVELAVALIFYALYLKWLVIWPPNIPVFIWWLVFWSIFLTLAVYDFHHKILPDILVYPLGIIAVLGGAVFFKKDFWPALAIGVLFFLFFAGLWLVSRGKWMGLGDAKLFFSVGVFLGWPLALVAMFFSFWLGAIISGIIVILKRSLNLKSEIPFGPFIFLGAIIAFFWGDLVFSWYLKIIFNV